Within Vicia villosa cultivar HV-30 ecotype Madison, WI linkage group LG1, Vvil1.0, whole genome shotgun sequence, the genomic segment ttttaaaaataaaacaaaccctttttctagcacacacgacacagattttcaaaaaggttcctgtggaataccacagatatgaggggtgcttaaaaccttccccttgtataaacaacacccgtacctaagatctcttctttttttttgttttaaaaacaaaactttgggttttattcgttcttttcccttttcctttggaaacaataaagcgcggtggcgactttcactgaaatattgagtcgagtcaattccatggcttcgatctcagattttccccgctacagttaTGAACTCTTTTTGCCTTTGGCTGAGTTCTGAGCTTATGAGAAATAGATCTCCATATGATGTAGCCCCCCATCTACTAGTTAAGGCTTTCACAGGCTTGGAAGATTCCTTCCCAGAATCACTCTCAGCAGAACTTTCCTTCTATGTCTTAAGATACGTGGGACACTCAGATTTACTGTGTCCAAACCCTTCGCACACAAGGCACCGTGACTCCTTCCCTTGAGAGTACACTATAACCTTCCTGACTTATCTACTCAGCTGAGCTATGGCATTGGCTAAATTTTTACTTGTCCTTGAATTATAttcctcttcttcatcatctGAGATGAATTCGAATGATGTGCTCTTGTTCTTCAATTCAGATCTTTCTTTGATACATAGCTCAAAAGTATGTATTGATCTAACAAGCTCGTCCAGTTTTAACCGGTTGATGTCTTGAGTTTCTTCTATGGCAgtgaccttcatatcaaatcttcTGGGAAGAGATCTCAGCATTTTTCTCACCAATTTAGATTCAAGAATTTTCTCTCCCAAAGAACTTGATGCATTTGCTATCTCAAGGACATTCATAGAAAGTCGTGAATACTTTCGTCATCTTTCATCTTTAGATTCTCAAATTTGGTGGTTAGTAGCTGAAGTCTTGATATCTTcactttggatgtgccttcatgagcaTTTTTTAGAATTTCCCATGCATCCTTAGCTATTTCACACGTGCTCACCAATCTAAAGatgtttttgtcaattccattgaagatAGCATTCAGGGCTTCAGAGTTCCCCAGGGAAAGTTCATCATCTTCGTCGTCTCAGTCCTCCTCCGGCTTCAGCACATTCGTGGGTTGTTTGTCTTCTCCCAATATAACAGGATGTTTCCACCCTTTTAAAACTGCCTTCCAAACCTTGATATCTATAGATTTCAAGAAGGCCACCATGCGAGACTTCCAATAGTCATAATTGCTTCCATCAAGAATAGATGGTCTATTCAGAAAACCAATTTCCTTGTCCATCTACCAGAAAGTATCTTCCCTAGATCTCACTCAGATGCAGAGCAGAGTGCcgactctgataccaattgaaattctggtatcagatatgtgatgaatgagatgtcacgacacaatatctgagttatgaacacgtATGATAGCAACAATAAGAacagtgcagaaagtaaataatACGGTGatatgtttacccagttcggaacaaTTCTTCATACTCcggaggctaccaagccaggatgaaatcaatatccgatagtatcaattcgaagttaaACAGTCCTAGTTTACCCTTCTCagttaatcactacccttcctatgacttctacctaagactcacctaggtatgaggccctcctcaaatcccttcaatAACAATCCATGTGACAAAAATaagaacaaagaaaaacaacCGGAAGATACTCTTCCAAGACAAACTACTCCtcgatgcttaaaagcttatgaggaTGCAAATACTtgccttgcttaaaagcttcggagatcaaaacaacattcaacacctaaAGGTTTTTGAATGTACAACCCAGAATCCACAGAACAGAACTGCTTTTAAAAAAATCCCCTACCTGAAAATAAGGATTAGCTAAGTCTTTATAGAACGACAGAGACTAGAAATCCTGAACATGGGCTTGGGCTAATTAATAGATAGGGTTCTGATCACCCAAAAGCGCTATAGCAGAACAACGCCCAGTCAGCAACTGACaaaccaaaccctaaaaatagaaaCTGGTGCAATTAGTTTCAGAAACCTGTAATATCAAGACATCAACTTTGACATCTACGCAAAACATCCTAACAATAAGTTTAGCAAAAATTACTGCCAACATAGAATCAACAAGTTACAATAAAAAAAATGTCTCAATCTTCTTCATTAAATATGCTATATTTAACTGTTGACATTACTAACTTTTTATTCATAGATGAATTAGTAATTCACAACAAAAACTTCCTAATTATTAGGcaagaaacttaaaaataataaggTTTGCATCTCATTATCCAACTTAATATCAAGAGCTTCCAAATGACTAAAAGTATTGTAAAACACACTCATGTGCTCTATCATTGAATCATCATCCTTTGTATCGTATATTAATCAAATTCTAGATCAAACACGCTTTATTTTATATGTTCTTGCGCTTGTACAACTCTTCTAATTTAttctacattttttttaaatatgttttaactTCACCATGTAAATATACATTCAAATCCAACCattatctaattataaaaaatgtttttctaTTCAACTTTTTTTTCCATTTACATTAataacacacacaaaaaaaaaaacaataaccaCATGATCAATTATCAAACATTGATTCACATAATACACAAAATTCAAAGCAAACAAAACCTTAAAAAAAGTGTTATGGTAAATTTGACTTCAAAAAACCATTACTATGTACTAACAATGTAATTCACATTTCACTCAAATGTCCAACCATAGAGAGATCTTTAAGATGCTTCCCTTTGACCTTCACCTTCACCTTCACTTCAACTTTAGTTTTGGAAGTGTTCACATTATAATAAACAATTGAGACATGATCTATTTCTAATTTGTGTCGGCTAATTATAATGAAATTAAAGTGACCCTACTACCATAATCCCCCATCACCCCCTCAACAACACAAATTCATCTCCCTTTTCCTCCATCTTTAACCGACAAAATAGTGCATTGTTTCCAATCGTATGAATTTCATTTGTCCACATCCTCATACTTCTtcaactttattaaaaaaataaacacaaaagTCCTTAATATTAGTCATATCTCTCTTGTCGTATTGCATATATAATCGAGATTGTATATGTATTATTATTAGCTTCAAATTGAGTACGGATTCATGTAGCTGGAAATCTTCTGGTGCCTTATATTTTGTTGTTAGCATATTGGGAAACCATACCTTAAATTCTAGTACTTTGGCATCTCATACTCCACATATTTTTTAGATTCTTGGATATTGGTCAATGGTCCATGATAACATAAGTTTGAAAGCGATTCTACAAGATCTCATTATATATGTTTGGTTTCTAATTTGGAATTCTCAAAATTGATTTCGAATGCGGAGAATTGATTTCGTccctttgaaattttttattaaagaatCGTTTCTTTAAAGTTAAGAATATTAACTCTTAATTTGGTCTATCCTACTAAAGTTGTCGCTAATTTAGTCGCTAAATAGTAAATCGTCGCTAATTCAGTCGCTTAGTAGTAAATCGTCGCTAATTCATCAGTCGCTAAGTAGTAAATCGTCGCTAAAACTAAAAACCGTCGCTAATTTAGTCGTTAAATAGTAAACCGTTACTAAAAACCATCACTAATCCAGTCGTTATATTGTAAAAACCATAACTAAATTGCATGAAAAAtcaaacattttaattagtacaaaTTAGAAATAAATCATAACCAAATACGGTAGGCACACTTGCATTGCATTTAAGGTAAGTTGAACATAGCAACTACTAAAATACTATTGTTAAGATTATTGTCTTGATTAATTAATCATGTTAAGATTACGAATACTTTATTCTAGAAAAGAATGAGCCATGCGTGTGAGTCCCCCACCACCCACATCAAGTTTTGGGGGCCACTAAGGGACTGTTGTTGACCCACATTCATTGATGAAGTTCTCACAGCTTCAAACACACAATTAATTGCTCAAGATTCTTGAGAATTGACTATATCAGAATCTGGCCCACTCATCTTTTTCTTGTAGGCTATAGCTTGTTATTTGTTGAATTATTTGTTCTTCTTTTTAAATGAACAAGATTGCCTTCACGTACAATTTTATTTGCTTCACTAAACAGTAACTTACATAGTGAAAGAACGAAATATTAGGTACAATATACTGCTTTTTCTTTCAATATTTTTGTGTTAAAAGTTTCGGGTAGCAAGCGACAACAAATTAGGTcattaattctttttaaatagttgaattaattgtcTTAAAAATTATATTCATAAGTTTTAGAAAACACAATATTATTATGAACTTTTTGAGTAAGTTCAAATGtttttggtattgaaaataaaatgtgtTAAACTTTAATgatataaaagtttttaaaattagttttttaatatGGAGTCACTTTGCTAAAAACAACTTAGAAGATTGCATGTCATGCCGTAAAACTTTTCGTCTTCAAATTCACAAGTGGAAAAACTTCAATTAGATCCACATATACACTGTTTTCCTCCTATTCACCCGCACACAAGAATATATGTTGGTATAAGTGTTAGTTTTTCTTCACATGGGTCGGTCAAGAAATTTAGAAACACATTTTTCTTCAGGAATATTCTCGCACGTTTAAATATATCAAAAAGTATGATTTTATATGTTGTGTAGGTATAACCGTGacttggttttgatgataacaactgaTTACAATTGTCAAACAAACTTAAAAATGATAATTTCATAAGTCAAGCGAATTTTGGTGTTGATAGCTCTTTTCAAGAGCTCATTGTGACAACCGTCAAAGGAGGAGTTGATATTAACTATTCAATATTTTCTGATGATGAAATTTGATCAAGAAGAAAATATCTCAAATAAGATTAGTCAGATGATTCAAATTTAAGCTTAAGTGTTAATCAATTGTAGATTCAAGCTGAGAAATTTAAAGTATGAATGTGAGAAAGTGTAAAAACTCGTCTAACCCTACACTTAGCATTTTAAAGTGATCAGTTTAAATTATAAAACAAGAGGAGTAAGTATTGAAGTGCTAAGATAATTACACTTGATGTTTGAGAGAAATAgttagatattttttttaaagagtcCGAGTGTATTAGAGTTCTGAGtaggtattttttttaaagagtCTGAGTGTATTGAAGGTCGAGTATATTTGAGAGAGGAATATTGATATTATAACAATTTTTAcatgatattattcattgattgTCAATCTAGTTCAAAATTGTATACACCAAGCAacaaataaaagttaaaaaaaatcatagtCATGTCAAGTATCAAAATTGTTTTCTCTCTCTTCCCTAAATAAATTTTTCTATTTCATCATTTAACAATTGAATTAATCTAACGATTCAGAATTGCAATGAAAAGGCATGAGAGAAAAAAACATGAGATgatccaattttaaaaataacctaaaaaaaaCTCTAAATCTTAATATCTAACAATATaaataatgtattataaatgATGAAGGGTAAAGTGAAAGACCCACGATATAATTTTGCCAAGAAAATGTCTCTAGATCTAACAATTTATACACCCCTGCAAATAGTATGTACTTTGTAAATACAATAACATAGTATTAGATCAGAGGGCCATCCATGCAATGCTATCTCAACATAATTTTATAGAGCTACATTTAATACACCCCATCTACCCTCTTCTGCATGCCGTTATCTTGTCTGAACTCCCCCTCCAATCTTCCTTCATTAATAaataacaagaaaagaaaaagtagTTGCATTTTCTACTAATCACCTCCTCAATTAGTCTCATTTCCATAAATAGTATATATAATACGCAGAGAATCGTCTTAAATTTTTGGAGATGATTCGTATGTTTATCATAGTTCaactataataaaataattaaaatttttaattagtCACGTTTTAATAATGACAAAGATTTTATAAGGCTCTTTTTAAATATGATTCAACCGTAATAAATTTGAATCTTATCTTATCTTATATGTCTTCAAAGACAGACCTACTAACACCTATGCTTTAGATTAAAAATATGTCTGATGTTTGATGTCTAACATTGTTTAACACCGATacaaaatgttttatatgatatttttaaaattataattggtGTCTACAAATCGGTATTGTGTGTGGTGTCTAAATTGACGCATATTAATCAGTATTGTGTGCGGTGTCTGCATCGATGGAGATGATTCATTTCTACAAAACAAATGGAGGGAGGGACCcattaattttctttatttatagtACTATCAATATGTACTTCCATATCTTCTTCCATATGCACCTTTCACTGAGTAGTCCATCACTCTCATTCAAACCCTGCATTTATACACACATACTCTCATCATTCTGATTTCTGCTTAAAAATTTAAGTTAACTACCTTTCTTCATGGCTTTTCAACCCatacttctcttttctattttactCTTTATGGTTCCTCCAAACAATGCCTATTGGCCACCTTCACCTGGCTACTGGCCAAGTTCCAAAATCAAGTCTATGAATTTCTACAAAGGCTATAGAAATCTTTGGGGACCTCAACATCAATACATGGATCAACATGCCTTAACAATTTGGCTTGATAGAACCTCCGGCAGTGGATTCAAATCGGTTCGGCCATTTCGATCCGGATACTTTGGTTCTTCAATTAAGCTCCATCCTGGCTACACTGCTGGAGTTATAACAGCTTTTTATGTAAGATTATaagattaaactttttttttttaattttgagttTAGTGTTTAATGATTTACTAATGAATTGATTAAATGCAGCTTTCTAACAGTGAAGCACATCCAGGATTTCATGATGAAGTAGACATTGAGTTTCTAGGGACAACATTTGGAAAGCCTTATACTTTGCAGACAAATGTTTATATAAGAGGAAGTGGTGATGGCAAAATCATAGGAAGAGAAATGAAATTTCACCTATGGTTTGATCCTACCAAAAAATTTCATCACTATGCTATACTCTGGAATCCTAAAGAAATAATGTAAGTCGCGGATGTCGCAGATTCAAACCTGCACATCTAGATATTTCTGTACTATTATCAATTAAGTTGGATGTCGCAGATTCAAACCTGCACATCTCCTGTCAGATATTTCTGCATTGTTATCgattaagttttattttataaattttttaattaacattATTAATAAACAATGTGACAGATTTTTAGTGGATGATGTGCCTATAAGAAGGTACCCTAGAAAAAGTGATGCAACATTTCCACTAAGACCAATGTGGGTCTATGGTTCAATTTGGGATGCTTCATCATGGGCAACAGAAGATGGAAAATACAAAGCTGATTACAAATACCAACCTTTTGTTGCAAAATACACCAATTTCAAAGCCAATGGTTGCTCGGCTTACGCGTCACGATGGTGCCGTCCGGCCACGGCCTCGCCGTATCGGTCCGGTGGATTGACCCGACAGCAACATTGGGCTATGACTTGGGTTCAAAGACACCACATGGTTTATAACTATTGCCAAGATTCCAAAAGAGATCATAGACTAACACCTGAGTGTTGGGGTTGAAACTTCACAAAAAAAATGTGAATAAATTTGGGGATGATTATTTAGGTCCCTAAACAATTTGAAGGTGTAATTTATTGTGTTGTtatcttaaaattatttttctaagtGCTTATAATATTTAAGACACTTTTCACTTTATAATGTTACTATGGTCCTTTTCATGATGATCAATGATACTGTGATAATCAGAGGAAGCACATGACGGTATTCATAATAATAGAAGCAAGCACATGATGGCAAAGCTATTGGTAGTGCTAAAAAAATGACAGTAAGAGAGTACTCGAATTAATGCTACCTAAAATGAAATAGAATTATCCTTCTCAAATTTATTGTGAAGTTACATAAATTTATATGTAGTATTTTGTTGTTGCTATTGtacaaattatattaaaatatttttaccaTATTTCTGTTCATTTATACATTCATCTTTATAaactatataaaataataaataatagttattttgattttttaaaaatgagtTCACTGCCACAAAATAATTCTGGTGTGTAAAATTTCGAGAAAAAATAATGTAAATTTTTTCATTGGCCAAAATTGAAAGTCAAGataatgaaaaaagaaaattCTACTAGTCGTGGTTGTGACAAAAAAGCAATATTGTATTTAGAATTGTACCAAAATAGAATTAAGATGAtttgaaaatattataataattttaatttgaagTTTGGTGGATAATAGACAGTTGAAATTAAAGCTATGGCTAGTTTGTTTtagtttaaaattttctttttgtaataaaaattaattttatgaatttttgaaaatattaatttattttaatttattttttataaatttaaaagattaattttgacattcagtaacataaatatatactattaaagactaaaacataattaaaatcatattattttttaaaatgatatatttaaaaaaataaaaaattcaaaatatagtgCGTCCTAAACACTGATACAGTCATAAATAGGCCGATTAGATGCTTTTTATCATTTATGGATGTGTATTTCGACTACAATCAAATACCCTTATATGAGCCGAATATAGTGAAAACAACTTTCATGACTAAGAAAGCCAACTATATGTATAACGTATTGCCTTGGCCTAAAGAATGAAGAGCGACAAGGATGAAATAGGTGAAGGACTAGAAGTATACATGGAAGACATGATCGTTAAATTCAACAAGGAGGAATTACACGATTATCATCTCACTCGTGTATTCCGAAGAGTCTAGTAGTATAATATGAGGCTTAATTTggataagtgtacctttggagttaaAGACGAAAAGTTTTTAGGCTTTTATCTAACGGAGATGGGCATAGAAATAAACCCAAATAAAT encodes:
- the LOC131620128 gene encoding probable xyloglucan endotransglucosylase/hydrolase protein 32 — protein: MAFQPILLFSILLFMVPPNNAYWPPSPGYWPSSKIKSMNFYKGYRNLWGPQHQYMDQHALTIWLDRTSGSGFKSVRPFRSGYFGSSIKLHPGYTAGVITAFYLSNSEAHPGFHDEVDIEFLGTTFGKPYTLQTNVYIRGSGDGKIIGREMKFHLWFDPTKKFHHYAILWNPKEIIFLVDDVPIRRYPRKSDATFPLRPMWVYGSIWDASSWATEDGKYKADYKYQPFVAKYTNFKANGCSAYASRWCRPATASPYRSGGLTRQQHWAMTWVQRHHMVYNYCQDSKRDHRLTPECWG